One Halalkalicoccus sp. NIPERK01 DNA window includes the following coding sequences:
- a CDS encoding cation:proton antiporter, with product MDQIALATDFAVIVVAATTIGFVAKQTGQPTIIAYILTGLLLGPVFLDVVTEEGLVELMAELGLGFLLFLLGIKMRFDDIRNILRPIVTIAVWQTVLQTALAFAVAYVLGFTLVETVVIALATVFGATPIIVKVLTDKDEITALPGKIDVGVLIVQDIYLVFVLAMLSAGGLTSVADVGLTLVTITVMMSSIALFSLASSRYLLPGLFRRIADDKDVFFVIAIAWAFLFIVVSEGLDLSIEVGAFLAGISLAQLPYSKELEERIAPITDFFILVFFASIGLRLAADDLLAYWVEAVVASAVLMIGNFWIMFYLIDREDFSVETSFLGSINMVQVSEFSLVVGGIAVAQGFVDTPVLGYLSLMALLTMTLSTYVINYNHAIYDRVEPWFARFEGEGKGDVSLPEYRDHAVAIGYDEITERALPRLKERYGEVVVIDRRTDHIERLREEGEYESVYGDFKHGEIRKAAGLKRADFVLSSTVQPELNERLLGEVSAGTIVFCEAERIDDAERLYDLGADYVILSTHLTGEKLAAYLESYFDDREAFEAAIGEDVRRIRRGGIDG from the coding sequence GTGGACCAGATCGCGCTCGCCACGGACTTCGCCGTCATCGTCGTCGCGGCGACGACGATCGGCTTTGTGGCGAAGCAGACGGGCCAGCCGACCATCATCGCCTACATCCTCACGGGCCTCCTTCTGGGACCCGTTTTCCTCGACGTCGTCACCGAGGAGGGACTCGTCGAACTCATGGCCGAACTCGGCCTCGGCTTCCTGCTGTTCCTTCTGGGGATCAAGATGCGCTTCGACGACATCCGGAACATCCTCCGGCCGATCGTCACCATCGCCGTCTGGCAGACGGTCCTCCAGACCGCGCTCGCCTTCGCGGTCGCGTACGTGCTGGGCTTCACGCTCGTCGAGACGGTCGTCATCGCGCTCGCGACCGTCTTCGGCGCGACACCGATCATCGTCAAGGTCCTCACCGACAAGGACGAGATCACCGCACTCCCGGGGAAGATCGACGTGGGCGTGCTGATCGTCCAGGACATCTACCTCGTGTTCGTCCTCGCGATGCTCTCTGCGGGCGGCCTGACGAGCGTCGCGGACGTCGGGCTCACCCTCGTGACGATCACCGTCATGATGTCGTCCATCGCCCTGTTCTCGCTCGCTTCCTCGCGATACCTCCTGCCCGGACTGTTCCGGCGGATCGCCGACGACAAGGACGTCTTCTTCGTCATCGCCATCGCGTGGGCCTTCCTCTTCATCGTCGTCAGCGAGGGGCTCGACCTCTCGATCGAGGTCGGGGCCTTCCTCGCGGGGATCAGTCTCGCCCAACTCCCCTACAGCAAGGAGCTAGAGGAGCGAATCGCCCCGATCACCGACTTCTTCATCCTCGTCTTCTTCGCGTCGATCGGGCTTCGACTGGCCGCGGACGACCTGCTCGCCTACTGGGTCGAGGCCGTGGTCGCGAGCGCGGTGTTGATGATCGGGAACTTCTGGATCATGTTCTACCTCATCGACCGCGAGGACTTCAGCGTCGAGACCTCGTTTCTGGGCTCGATCAACATGGTGCAGGTCAGCGAGTTCTCGCTCGTCGTCGGGGGGATCGCCGTCGCACAGGGGTTCGTCGACACCCCCGTCCTGGGCTATCTCAGCCTGATGGCGCTGCTGACGATGACGCTCTCGACCTACGTCATCAACTACAACCACGCGATCTACGACCGCGTCGAGCCGTGGTTCGCCCGCTTCGAGGGCGAGGGGAAAGGCGACGTCTCCCTCCCCGAGTACCGCGATCACGCCGTCGCGATCGGCTACGACGAGATCACCGAACGGGCCCTCCCGCGGTTGAAGGAGCGCTACGGCGAGGTGGTCGTCATCGACCGCCGGACGGATCACATCGAACGACTGCGCGAGGAGGGTGAGTACGAGTCCGTCTACGGCGACTTCAAACACGGCGAGATCCGCAAGGCCGCCGGCCTGAAACGCGCCGACTTCGTGTTGAGTTCGACCGTCCAGCCCGAACTCAACGAACGCCTGCTCGGGGAGGTCTCGGCGGGAACGATCGTCTTCTGTGAGGCCGAACGAATCGACGACGCCGAACGGCTGTACGACCTGGGTGCCGACTACGTGATCCTGAGCACGCACCTCACCGGCGAGAAACTCGCCGCCTACCTCGAGTCGTACTTCGACGACCGCGAGGCGTTCGAGGCCGCCATCGGCGAGGACGTCCGCCGGATCCGCCGGGGTGGGATCGATGGTTGA
- a CDS encoding NAD-binding protein: MEWGERWGLIGTHLTVALTAIVAVLSIVTGIANISAPAVGLLHDRIAIPAIVHRTAGFTGAMTGFLMLLSAYGLRTRLRAAWWSTAVLLPMTAIQGLLQSSVLSLPLIVVSALAMPNLLANRSHFDRELQLTNTQIAAGLALVGAQAYGTLGTYALREGFAEVDTILDAFYYTLVTASTVGYGDATPVTQEARLFGMSVLLVGTASFAVALGALLSPVIEARLAAALGKMNDAELASLDDHVLVLGYGELTEPILQELETRAPFVVVTDHDERAERLADRDVLVLRGDPSDEETIERAGLDRARAAVVATDTDAEDALTVLTVRQLRPDVRIVSAATDRENVDKLRRAGADAVISPATIGGRLMVQSALGRTDTEDVADRLLGDR; this comes from the coding sequence ATGGAGTGGGGCGAGCGCTGGGGACTGATCGGCACGCACCTGACGGTCGCGCTGACGGCGATCGTCGCCGTCCTCTCGATCGTCACCGGGATCGCGAACATCAGCGCGCCGGCGGTCGGACTGCTCCACGACCGTATCGCCATCCCGGCGATCGTCCACCGGACCGCCGGCTTCACCGGCGCGATGACCGGCTTTTTGATGCTGCTTTCGGCCTACGGGCTTCGGACCCGCCTCCGGGCGGCCTGGTGGTCGACGGCCGTGTTGCTGCCGATGACCGCGATCCAGGGACTGCTCCAGTCGAGCGTGCTCTCGCTTCCCCTCATAGTCGTCTCCGCGCTCGCGATGCCGAACCTGCTCGCGAACCGCTCGCATTTCGACCGCGAACTCCAACTCACGAACACGCAGATCGCCGCCGGCCTCGCCCTGGTGGGCGCACAGGCCTACGGCACGCTCGGCACCTACGCGCTCCGGGAGGGGTTCGCCGAGGTCGACACCATCCTCGACGCCTTCTACTACACGCTCGTCACCGCGAGCACCGTCGGCTACGGCGACGCGACCCCCGTCACCCAGGAGGCCCGGCTGTTCGGGATGTCGGTCCTGCTCGTGGGTACGGCCAGTTTCGCGGTCGCGCTCGGTGCCCTGCTCAGCCCCGTCATCGAAGCCCGCCTCGCGGCCGCACTCGGAAAGATGAACGACGCAGAACTCGCCTCACTGGACGATCACGTACTGGTTCTCGGCTACGGCGAACTCACCGAGCCGATCCTGCAGGAACTCGAAACCCGCGCGCCGTTCGTCGTCGTGACCGACCACGACGAGCGCGCGGAGCGCCTCGCCGATCGCGACGTCCTCGTCCTCCGGGGCGATCCCAGCGACGAGGAGACCATCGAGCGCGCCGGCCTCGATCGGGCGCGCGCGGCGGTCGTCGCGACCGACACCGACGCCGAGGACGCCCTGACCGTGCTGACCGTCAGACAGCTCCGCCCCGACGTTCGGATCGTCTCGGCGGCGACCGACCGCGAGAACGTCGACAAACTCAGGCGCGCCGGCGCGGACGCCGTCATCAGCCCCGCGACCATCGGGGGACGGCTCATGGTCCAGTCGGCGCTGGGCCGTACGGACACCGAGGACGTCGCAGACAGGCTGCTCGGCGATCGGTGA
- a CDS encoding AI-2E family transporter: MNVRRGFLLALIALLLAVSFALIKPFLQYVLLALLLAFVLYPLQRRLEPRFGEAIAASVLIVGAVIAFFIPFAVVGATVAGDAMALARQLQTGGFGGFGISRVESLIQRYTGQQIDIASRLSAYAESAAQTLAGSAPDVFSALTHVLVGLGLLVFLLFFLLKDGEKLYGWVRNTTPLPETVQDDLYTSLNAITWAVLLGHVLVAVVQGGIAGLGLIVTGIPNAVFWTFLMIVLSLIPVVGSILIWGPAAIYLVTSGQTVAGVALAIWGLVVVSATDDFLRPILVDRYAELNPSIIIVGVIGGVYLLGFMGLFIGPILVGALKVVLELFDEYYEAL, encoded by the coding sequence ATGAACGTGCGACGGGGGTTCCTGCTCGCGCTGATCGCGCTGTTGCTCGCGGTGTCGTTCGCGCTGATCAAGCCGTTCTTACAGTACGTGTTGCTCGCGCTGTTGCTGGCGTTCGTCCTCTATCCGCTGCAGCGGCGGCTCGAACCCCGGTTCGGGGAGGCGATCGCCGCCTCGGTCCTGATCGTCGGGGCGGTGATCGCCTTTTTCATCCCGTTCGCCGTGGTCGGCGCGACCGTCGCGGGCGACGCGATGGCGCTCGCACGGCAGCTCCAGACCGGCGGCTTCGGCGGATTCGGTATCTCGCGGGTCGAATCGCTCATCCAGCGCTACACCGGCCAGCAGATCGACATCGCCTCGCGGCTGAGCGCGTACGCCGAAAGCGCCGCACAGACCCTCGCCGGGAGCGCACCCGACGTGTTCTCGGCACTCACGCACGTCCTCGTGGGGCTCGGACTGCTCGTCTTTCTGCTCTTCTTCCTGCTGAAGGACGGCGAGAAGCTCTACGGGTGGGTTCGAAACACCACGCCGCTGCCGGAGACGGTCCAGGACGACCTCTATACGAGCCTCAACGCCATCACGTGGGCGGTGCTGCTCGGTCACGTCCTGGTCGCCGTCGTACAGGGCGGGATCGCGGGGCTCGGACTGATCGTCACCGGGATCCCCAACGCCGTCTTCTGGACGTTCCTCATGATCGTCCTGTCGCTGATCCCGGTCGTCGGCTCCATTCTGATCTGGGGGCCCGCGGCGATCTACCTCGTCACGAGCGGCCAGACGGTCGCGGGGGTCGCGCTGGCCATCTGGGGGCTGGTCGTGGTGAGCGCCACCGACGACTTCCTCCGGCCGATCCTCGTCGACCGCTACGCCGAACTCAACCCGAGCATCATCATCGTCGGCGTGATCGGCGGCGTCTACCTGCTGGGCTTTATGGGACTGTTCATCGGGCCGATCCTCGTCGGCGCGCTGAAGGTCGTCCTCGAGCTCTTCGACGAGTACTACGAGGCGCTGTAG
- a CDS encoding DUF63 family protein, with protein sequence MVLPDGFSLPPLAYLLVLLAAAAAVAALLSRRRPPIGEATVLAFVPWMVAGAAGHVLEVIDAVPEVVAPLLGTPSVYVSTFVLAGAVWGLSDDRVLALAGTLAALFAVGAAFAVGYLRGTITPVWPVVALVGSIVLAAGTWGLFRRALPGVAATTGAAGALVVLGHALDGVSTAVGIDVLEVAERSPLPRAIMGFAETLPTSEVIGVGWLFVLVKLLLATGIVWLMAEYVEDAPSEGFLLLGAIAAVGFGPGVHNLLLFAVGG encoded by the coding sequence ATGGTCCTTCCCGACGGCTTCTCCCTCCCCCCGCTCGCGTACCTCCTCGTCCTGCTCGCCGCGGCGGCGGCGGTCGCGGCACTGCTCTCGCGTCGGCGACCCCCGATCGGGGAGGCGACGGTGCTGGCGTTCGTCCCGTGGATGGTCGCCGGCGCGGCGGGCCACGTCCTCGAGGTGATCGACGCCGTCCCCGAGGTCGTCGCACCGCTTCTTGGGACCCCGAGCGTCTACGTCAGCACGTTCGTCCTCGCGGGGGCGGTCTGGGGGCTCTCGGACGACCGGGTACTCGCGCTCGCGGGCACGCTCGCGGCGCTGTTCGCGGTCGGGGCGGCCTTCGCCGTCGGCTACCTCCGCGGGACGATCACGCCCGTCTGGCCGGTCGTCGCGCTCGTCGGCTCGATCGTCCTCGCCGCGGGGACGTGGGGGCTCTTTCGGCGTGCGCTCCCGGGCGTGGCGGCGACGACCGGCGCGGCCGGCGCGCTCGTCGTCCTCGGGCACGCCCTCGACGGCGTCTCGACCGCCGTGGGGATCGACGTCCTGGAGGTCGCCGAACGCTCGCCGCTCCCGCGGGCGATCATGGGCTTCGCCGAGACGCTCCCCACCTCGGAGGTCATCGGCGTCGGCTGGCTGTTCGTCCTCGTGAAACTCCTCCTCGCGACGGGGATCGTCTGGCTCATGGCCGAGTACGTCGAGGACGCCCCGAGCGAGGGGTTTCTCCTGTTGGGCGCGATCGCCGCCGTCGGGTTCGGCCCCGGCGTCCACAACCTGCTGCTGTTCGCGGTCGGAGGGTGA
- a CDS encoding cation:proton antiporter has protein sequence MAVENHLLDVGIMFAAVASAGVVANRADQSVIPFYILIGMLLGPHVLGAFGLPFVEETTFVEVGAELGIVFLLFFLGLEFNIDRLIENKDRIGRAGTIDLGINFGVGLVLGYLVFGSLLPALLIAGIVYISSSAIITKSLIDLGWIANQESDPMLGTLVYEDLFIAVYLSIVSALVLGGGDVSEAVESVGLAMGFILVLLLVVYFGTAWFERALHTPSNEFFVLRAIGITVLVAGAALAAGVSEAVAAFFIGMAFSSTNYVDELEHNLEAIRDTFAAVFFFWIGLVTDPLLFPAVAGLVGLAVLLTTPTKLVSGFLAGRVYDLDDRRSTRVGLGMVTRGEFSLIIATVAVGGAGVTLPETTANTIQAFAVGYVLVMSILGTTLMRYSSVFEDRVISRLSNEPTQA, from the coding sequence ATGGCCGTCGAGAACCACCTGCTGGACGTCGGGATCATGTTCGCTGCGGTCGCCTCCGCCGGCGTCGTCGCCAACCGGGCCGATCAGTCGGTGATCCCCTTCTACATCCTGATCGGCATGCTGCTGGGGCCACACGTCCTCGGGGCGTTCGGCCTCCCGTTCGTCGAGGAGACCACCTTCGTCGAGGTCGGAGCCGAACTCGGCATCGTCTTCCTGCTGTTCTTCCTCGGCCTGGAGTTCAACATCGACCGACTGATCGAGAACAAGGACCGCATCGGCCGGGCCGGCACCATCGACCTCGGGATCAACTTCGGGGTCGGGCTCGTCCTCGGCTACCTCGTCTTCGGGTCCCTCCTGCCCGCCCTGTTGATCGCCGGGATCGTCTACATCTCTTCGAGTGCCATCATCACCAAGTCGCTGATCGACCTGGGCTGGATCGCCAACCAGGAGAGCGACCCCATGCTCGGGACGCTGGTCTACGAGGACCTCTTCATCGCGGTCTATCTGTCGATCGTCTCGGCGCTCGTTCTGGGCGGCGGCGACGTGAGCGAGGCCGTCGAGTCCGTGGGCCTCGCGATGGGCTTCATCCTCGTGTTGCTCCTCGTGGTTTACTTCGGGACGGCGTGGTTCGAGCGCGCGCTCCACACCCCCTCGAACGAGTTCTTCGTCCTGCGGGCGATCGGGATCACGGTCCTCGTCGCCGGGGCGGCGCTGGCCGCCGGGGTGAGCGAGGCCGTCGCGGCCTTCTTCATCGGGATGGCCTTCAGCTCCACGAACTACGTCGACGAACTCGAACACAATTTGGAGGCGATCCGTGACACCTTCGCCGCGGTCTTCTTCTTCTGGATCGGCCTCGTCACCGATCCCCTGTTGTTCCCGGCGGTCGCCGGGCTGGTCGGGCTCGCCGTCCTCCTCACGACGCCGACGAAGCTCGTAAGCGGCTTTCTCGCGGGCCGGGTCTACGACCTCGACGACCGGCGCTCGACGCGGGTCGGGTTGGGCATGGTCACCCGGGGGGAGTTCTCGCTGATCATCGCCACCGTCGCCGTCGGCGGCGCGGGCGTGACGCTCCCCGAGACGACGGCAAACACGATCCAGGCGTTCGCGGTGGGCTACGTCCTCGTCATGAGCATCCTCGGGACGACCCTGATGCGGTATTCGAGCGTCTTCGAGGACCGTGTGATCTCCAGATTATCGAACGAACCGACGCAGGCGTGA
- a CDS encoding cation:proton antiporter — protein sequence MVDLINTLALVFISAGAFLLIANRLSLSSVPFYILAGLVVGAFVDQPELLELAQWGIAFLVFVFGVSLEFGSLRTVIRDGEIMTIVQLLVVGPLSFGVGLVLGFDPLNALYFSAAATLSSTIVGTGLRRVDIRENLVHGRLAKSVHFLQDVLAVVLLLVLSAEAFAADDVAMKLGYGVLLLAAAGVVHRYLFDPFSRLAGDSQELLLMTGISILIGFLALAEFIGLSIVVGAFAAGLAIKRDVGHLGMLNGIESIKDFFAAIFFVTIGALVSTPTVEVVVVSLTLIVLTAVVKPLVMLGTLLWEGYDARTASLTSLSLDQVSEFALFLAIGALIEGAISPALFDAIIIAAGVTMITSAYTRRHDHRLYETLLRHVAGRVHTEKIDERSRIGSPVDHVVIAGFGRQGRRLAHACEESGREFVVVENDPAMLDPLREQCENYVFGDAMHRYSWEKARVDDARLVISTIDQRPVSERILELDFGADVILRADDTDDARALLDRGALYVVVPDVLASDQLIGHVTAVIEGDAAPGVEVTHREELRALEELGFSSLADRRDLG from the coding sequence ATGGTTGACCTGATCAACACCCTCGCGCTCGTGTTCATCAGCGCCGGGGCGTTCCTGCTGATCGCCAACCGCCTCTCGCTGTCGTCGGTGCCCTTCTACATCCTCGCCGGACTGGTGGTGGGGGCGTTCGTCGACCAGCCCGAACTCCTCGAACTCGCCCAGTGGGGGATCGCCTTCCTCGTGTTCGTCTTCGGCGTGAGCCTCGAGTTCGGTTCGTTGAGAACCGTGATCCGCGACGGCGAGATCATGACGATCGTCCAGTTGCTCGTGGTCGGCCCGCTCTCCTTCGGCGTCGGCCTCGTACTCGGGTTCGACCCGCTGAACGCGCTGTACTTCAGCGCCGCGGCCACGCTCTCGTCGACCATCGTCGGCACGGGGCTCAGGAGGGTCGACATCCGCGAGAACCTTGTCCACGGTCGACTCGCGAAGTCGGTTCACTTCCTGCAGGACGTCCTCGCGGTGGTGTTGCTCCTCGTCCTCAGTGCCGAGGCCTTCGCCGCCGACGACGTCGCGATGAAACTCGGCTACGGCGTGCTACTGCTCGCGGCCGCGGGGGTCGTCCATCGCTACCTCTTCGACCCGTTCTCGCGGCTCGCTGGCGATTCTCAGGAACTGCTGTTGATGACGGGCATCTCGATCCTGATCGGCTTCCTCGCGCTCGCCGAGTTCATCGGCCTCTCGATCGTCGTCGGGGCGTTCGCCGCCGGGCTGGCGATCAAGCGCGACGTGGGCCACCTCGGGATGCTGAACGGGATCGAGTCGATCAAGGACTTCTTCGCCGCGATCTTCTTCGTCACGATCGGCGCGCTCGTCTCGACGCCGACGGTCGAGGTGGTGGTCGTCTCGCTCACGCTGATCGTCCTCACGGCGGTCGTAAAGCCGCTCGTCATGCTCGGCACCCTGCTGTGGGAGGGCTACGACGCCCGCACCGCCTCGCTGACGAGCCTGAGCCTCGATCAGGTCAGCGAGTTCGCGCTCTTTCTCGCGATCGGCGCGCTCATCGAGGGGGCGATCTCCCCCGCCCTCTTCGACGCGATCATCATCGCGGCGGGTGTGACGATGATCACCTCCGCCTACACCCGGAGACACGACCACCGCCTCTACGAGACGCTGTTGCGCCACGTCGCCGGGCGGGTCCACACCGAGAAGATCGACGAACGAAGTCGGATCGGCTCGCCCGTCGATCACGTCGTGATCGCGGGATTCGGCCGGCAGGGTCGTCGGCTCGCACACGCCTGCGAGGAATCCGGTCGGGAGTTCGTCGTCGTCGAGAACGATCCCGCGATGCTCGACCCCCTACGAGAACAGTGTGAGAACTACGTCTTCGGCGACGCGATGCACCGCTACTCCTGGGAGAAGGCGCGGGTCGACGACGCCCGCCTCGTGATCTCGACGATCGACCAGCGGCCCGTCTCCGAGCGGATCCTCGAACTCGACTTCGGGGCCGACGTGATCCTGCGGGCCGACGACACCGACGACGCACGCGCCCTGCTCGATCGGGGTGCGCTCTACGTCGTCGTGCCGGACGTGCTCGCGTCCGACCAGTTGATCGGACACGTCACGGCGGTGATCGAGGGCGACGCCGCCCCTGGCGTCGAAGTCACCCACCGCGAGGAGCTTCGCGCCCTCGAGGAACTCGGCTTCTCGTCGCTCGCGGACCGACGCGACCTCGGGTGA
- a CDS encoding nucleoside phosphorylase, whose product MAKQPHLLVEEGDLNEIALIPGDPGRVDRIAGLCDESEVVAENREYKLVNATYEGTGLTICSTGIGCPSAAIAIEELERVGVETVIRVGTTGALQRGIEIGDMVVATGAAKDEGTTKRYESATYPAVPDFEVLSALVDGAEGRDEEIHVGPIASDDAFYAETDEYVDEWERAGILSVEMEAAAVFTLARRKGMRAGAICTVDGNLVEGTQKGETDDEELPEKAKDNVERAIGIGLDAVLALS is encoded by the coding sequence ATGGCGAAACAACCACACCTGCTGGTCGAAGAGGGCGACCTCAACGAGATCGCGCTGATCCCCGGCGACCCCGGCCGGGTCGACCGGATCGCCGGCCTCTGCGACGAAAGCGAGGTCGTCGCCGAGAACCGCGAGTACAAACTCGTCAACGCCACCTACGAGGGCACGGGCCTGACGATCTGTTCGACGGGAATCGGCTGTCCCTCCGCGGCCATCGCGATCGAGGAGCTAGAGCGCGTGGGCGTCGAGACCGTCATTCGAGTGGGTACCACGGGCGCGCTCCAGCGCGGGATCGAGATCGGGGACATGGTCGTCGCGACCGGCGCGGCCAAGGACGAGGGCACCACGAAGCGCTACGAGTCGGCCACCTATCCGGCGGTCCCGGACTTCGAGGTGCTCTCGGCGCTGGTCGACGGCGCGGAGGGTCGGGACGAGGAGATCCACGTCGGTCCGATCGCGAGCGACGACGCGTTTTACGCCGAGACCGACGAGTACGTCGACGAGTGGGAGCGGGCGGGGATCCTCTCGGTCGAGATGGAGGCCGCCGCCGTGTTCACGCTCGCGCGGCGCAAGGGGATGCGTGCGGGCGCGATCTGCACGGTCGACGGAAACCTCGTCGAGGGGACCCAGAAGGGCGAGACCGACGACGAGGAACTGCCCGAGAAGGCGAAGGACAACGTCGAGCGGGCGATCGGGATCGGCCTCGACGCCGTCCTCGCGCTCTCGTAG
- a CDS encoding helix-turn-helix domain-containing protein, whose protein sequence is MVSIIEFRIPLDRFALATTFEAVAQLDVEAERFAVQATDSAMPFVRVRTDDFEGFERALAVDPSVEAASCIAEYDDDRLYRMEWADEVRFVLDLLLEKDGAITALQTGGGAWEFQLMCPEHHSLSEIYTFCGENGLTLTVDAIYEPDSSDGSKHGLTDSQHASLLKAKEMGYYDVPRKSSLSDLSDVLGVSHQALSERLRRGHGRLIERTLRSDDGRTHGPIRPEQ, encoded by the coding sequence ATGGTCTCGATCATCGAGTTCCGAATCCCCCTCGACCGGTTCGCGTTGGCCACGACGTTCGAGGCGGTGGCGCAACTCGACGTCGAAGCCGAGCGCTTCGCCGTGCAGGCCACCGATTCGGCCATGCCGTTCGTCCGGGTCCGGACGGACGACTTCGAGGGGTTCGAACGCGCGCTCGCGGTCGATCCCTCCGTCGAGGCCGCCTCCTGTATCGCCGAGTACGACGACGACCGGCTCTATCGGATGGAGTGGGCCGACGAGGTCCGCTTCGTCCTCGACCTCCTGCTCGAAAAGGACGGGGCGATCACGGCCCTCCAGACGGGCGGAGGGGCGTGGGAGTTCCAGTTGATGTGTCCCGAACACCACTCGCTCTCGGAGATCTACACGTTCTGCGGGGAGAACGGCCTCACGCTCACCGTCGATGCGATCTACGAACCCGACAGCAGCGACGGCTCGAAACACGGGCTGACCGACTCACAGCACGCATCGCTCCTGAAGGCCAAGGAGATGGGCTACTACGACGTCCCCCGTAAATCCTCCCTCTCCGACCTCTCGGACGTGCTCGGCGTCTCCCATCAGGCGCTCTCCGAGCGCCTCCGGCGCGGCCACGGGCGGCTCATCGAGCGCACGCTGCGTTCGGACGACGGCCGGACCCACGGCCCGATACGGCCCGAGCAGTGA
- a CDS encoding AI-2E family transporter, with protein MDVSRGFMLFVIGALGALSLAIVWPFRQYLLLAVLIAYLLTPVYRRLAPFVGGTGAALALMGGATGAVILPFAALISFVASDALDLAQRLSDSDIELAEVEAAIADSTGREVDLSTTLGTAAENFASVLVGSASDLVGVFTHAVIGITLSAFLLFFFLRDGRYFTAWLFEVTPLPDGVLRELSTNVDDLMWAVLVGHVLVSAIQGLLAGIGLAVTGIPNALFWTFVMMLLALLPVVGAFLVWGPAAAYLVALGDPVAGGALFLYGATVVGLSDNYLRSILVDRRARLNPATIMLGVVGGLYLLGVMGLFFGPVIVGAFKIAIETFDEYYVDR; from the coding sequence ATGGACGTGAGCAGGGGGTTCATGCTGTTCGTGATCGGCGCGCTCGGCGCGCTGTCGCTCGCGATCGTCTGGCCCTTCCGCCAGTACCTGCTGCTGGCGGTGTTGATCGCGTACCTGCTCACCCCGGTCTATCGTCGTCTCGCACCCTTCGTGGGCGGGACCGGCGCGGCGCTGGCGCTGATGGGGGGTGCGACCGGCGCGGTGATCCTGCCCTTTGCCGCGCTGATCTCGTTCGTCGCGAGCGACGCGCTCGATCTGGCACAGCGCCTGAGCGACAGCGACATCGAACTCGCGGAGGTCGAGGCCGCCATCGCCGATTCGACGGGCCGGGAGGTCGACCTGTCGACGACGCTCGGGACCGCGGCCGAGAACTTCGCGAGCGTGCTCGTCGGGAGCGCCTCGGACCTGGTCGGCGTGTTCACCCACGCGGTGATCGGCATCACCCTCTCGGCGTTTCTCCTGTTTTTCTTCCTCCGGGACGGCCGCTACTTCACCGCGTGGCTGTTCGAGGTCACGCCGCTTCCCGACGGCGTTCTGAGGGAACTGTCCACGAACGTCGACGACCTCATGTGGGCGGTGCTCGTGGGCCACGTCCTCGTCTCGGCGATCCAGGGGCTGCTCGCGGGGATCGGACTCGCCGTCACGGGCATCCCGAACGCCCTCTTCTGGACGTTCGTGATGATGTTGCTCGCGCTGTTGCCCGTCGTCGGCGCGTTTCTCGTCTGGGGTCCGGCGGCGGCCTATCTCGTCGCGCTCGGCGATCCCGTCGCGGGCGGCGCGCTGTTCCTCTACGGGGCGACCGTCGTGGGCCTCTCGGACAACTACCTCCGGTCGATCCTCGTCGACCGCAGGGCACGACTCAACCCCGCGACGATCATGCTCGGGGTCGTCGGCGGGCTCTACCTGTTGGGCGTGATGGGGCTCTTTTTCGGGCCGGTGATCGTCGGCGCGTTCAAGATCGCAATCGAGACGTTCGACGAGTACTACGTCGACCGGTGA
- the deoC gene encoding deoxyribose-phosphate aldolase — protein sequence MDRAEFAAAIDHTVLGPETTRAEALGVVREASEYGMNACIPPCYVEEASEYDVTLATVIGFPHGQNRPETKRKEGVEAWKAGADELDVVCNRGRLLGDEPERFHAEIAEIVAAVPVPVKVIIETAELPAERIRQAAELAVEADAAMLKTSTGFGEGGATVEDVELLAEYLPVKASGGIGDYATARAMLDAGAERIGASSGVALVEGFEP from the coding sequence ATGGACAGAGCGGAGTTCGCCGCGGCCATCGACCACACCGTCCTCGGTCCGGAGACGACCCGCGCCGAGGCACTCGGCGTCGTCCGGGAGGCCAGCGAGTACGGGATGAACGCCTGCATCCCGCCGTGTTACGTCGAGGAGGCCAGCGAGTACGACGTGACGCTCGCGACCGTGATCGGCTTCCCCCACGGCCAGAACAGGCCCGAGACCAAGCGAAAGGAGGGCGTCGAGGCGTGGAAGGCGGGCGCGGACGAACTCGACGTGGTCTGCAACCGGGGGCGACTGCTGGGCGACGAACCCGAACGGTTCCACGCCGAGATCGCCGAGATCGTCGCCGCGGTGCCGGTCCCGGTGAAGGTGATCATCGAGACGGCCGAACTCCCCGCCGAGCGGATCAGGCAGGCCGCCGAACTCGCCGTCGAGGCCGACGCCGCCATGCTCAAGACCTCGACGGGCTTCGGCGAGGGCGGGGCGACCGTCGAGGATGTCGAGTTGCTGGCGGAGTACCTCCCCGTGAAGGCCAGCGGCGGGATCGGCGACTACGCGACTGCGAGGGCGATGCTCGACGCCGGGGCCGAGCGGATCGGCGCCTCTTCGGGGGTCGCGCTGGTCGAGGGGTTCGAACCGTGA